Part of the Pecten maximus unplaced genomic scaffold, xPecMax1.1, whole genome shotgun sequence genome is shown below.
cgctcaactaaaggccaaaagtgaggcattgtcaagggagacattaggaagaagaaagttgttcagaaagaataggaaagataagatcccaaatttagtcgcctcttacgatcatgtaatgggggcagcaggtacaattcttaagccctacctgcagggcagtgacAAAAGAAATAATTGGAATATTGATGAACTATATATATGAACagaacaatgttttttttcttgtgaTGGTTTGCAGGAAAGTTCAGACAGTAGTTGGCCGGCGGATAAACTGCATGCATATCTAGAGTATAGTGACGTCAGCGAAAACGAGGTGGTGCGTTTATATGCAATGACGGTACACAAACCATCATGATATCAATGACTCGGACCTCCGCCACATTTACAGATGGGAGTCCAGTAAGTCCGAAGGGATACATCTATTGGTTACTCGGAAGGTGTGGACCCTGAGTTCGCCGACTTTCCGGGAGTGGTACGGGAGACATTGGAGGAAGTACCACAACAATTTGCCAGCATAGCGCCAATATCTGAATTGATGGATTTGTTAACgacactttaaaaaaaaattaatgtttaaaaGACGTGACATTCCAATGGATTGTATTGTGTCACCGTTTTAATCACCCTGGTACACggataatgatttttttttagagtACCGGTACGTTCTCCGATATTGGGTCCGGCTTATAAACACTGTTAACCCTTACAATAAAAGTATTACCGTATTCCTAGTTGTAATATTTTCTCCAGGGATTTATATCGTGTTTTGTCTTCATGAAATTATGTTTTACgttgtattttatatgaatcatttgtgattgaaatattattttgcGAGTGATCTGGTAGTGTGAACCGTTTtaaatacttatacatgtatattgaacattttttctGAAAGGGCAAAACATCAAAATGTCTTTTCGGTTACAACACCGCTGACGCGATCAGTCTGGATGAATGAAGAACTTTGCGAACAGTGGTTCGTGTGTGGAGCGCCCACATTTACTTCTGCTTGATGGCCATGGGTCGCACGAGATCCTCGGCTTATTGCAATTGGCAATAacagaaaacatttcaattttattatttccCCCCTCACACCACACACTTCCTCCAACTCTTGGATAGGTCAGTGTTTGGCCTTTTCAACAAAAGCTACAATAAAGTTTGTTCGGAATATTTGTCCGCTGCCCCTTGTAACATtgtaaacaaatgaatattCCCAGGTTTATTCCGACATGCATGGGAAGAGGgtgttttggaaaaaaacacCATTAGGCTTGTGGATGCTACTGCACAACTACCATTTCTTAAGACTcttgtatgtctcggccagggggcAGAACGGTTTCTTTATTTTGTAACACGTAAACTCGTCGAATATCCCACGGGGTAACGGCCTAATAAATATACGTCTTATAATGTTTATCTGCCTTTCGTGCTTTATATACTGGTACGGAACGCCGAGTATCGAACCTGTTGTATAATGGGTGCTTTTCGCATAACCTGTGTGGTTGTTTTGTATTGACCCACATCAGGGTCTTGATGTTAGTTTCATTACAGTTCTCAACATGGTCGACATTGTTGTGTTGTCATTTTAATAATATACTACAGAACCTAGGTACACCATTTAGCTATATAGCTGTTCAAGACTAAACAGGTTGACCCCACCCCGCCTGTTACATAAGTATATAAACTGTGAACACTGTCgcatcattatcattatcatatttACTCGTGTGACAACACATGACCCCAAAGTTTCGCTCCACGACATTTCGTCCTCATCATAAAACAGCTAATTTTTTTCTCACAAATAACGCCTATAACGATTCCGAAAAAGACATGACCGAAGAAAGATTGAAATCGGCATTGATTCCCTTCCTACTCAACGTAGCCTTGGTCTTTGCTGGATACTGGAGACTGACGTCTTTACATTCAATATACCTACCGAGTCCAAACCGTACACACGTCGTGGAGTTCTATCTACTATAAACAGTTTGTACGACCCCCTCGGGTTTCTTTCTCCAGTGACAGTACAAGGTAAAATCCTTCTTCGAAACATGGTAGCCGGGACGGTCGACTGGGATCAACCACTACCAGAAGAATTTAAAGAAGTATGGGAACAGTGGGACACTTCTATTCAGGAGCTGGGCACATTCCAAATACCCCGCAGGTATCCTACACTACACATATCGATACTTCGACAGAGCTTCACATCTATTCAGATGCTTCCGAGAAGGCAATTTCAGCTGTGGCTTATCTCAGATCGGATAATGCCATTCATCAACCTCGCTATGATTTTGTGATGGGAAAGTCAAAGGTTGCTCCTCGTCACGGTCACACTATACCACGCTTAGAATTGTGCGCTGCTGTCATGGCAGTGGAGATAGCAGAAACTCTCACGGAGGAATTACCTTTACCTCGAGAATGTGTTTCCTTTCACACAGATAGTAAGGTGGTACTAGGATACCTGAATAACCGTACGCATCGCTTCTTCGTGTATGTGGCAAATAGAGTATCACGGATTCTGGATTTCAGTACGCCGGAACAGTGGAGATATGTGTCGACCGAGGAAAATCCAGCTGATCAAGGTACACGTTATGTTCGTCCATCACAGTTGATGACAAGTTCTTGGATATTGGGTCCTGCATCATTGAAATCAACATTGTCAGAGCATGATAGGTCAGTCCCTGAAGAGACATTCCCACGTGTTACTCCAGAGAGCGATACCGAGGTTAGACCTGAACCTGATGTACAGGTTACGAAAACATTAATCACATCAGAAAGCGTTCTCGGTGTGGATCGTTTTGACAAATTCTCGACGTGGAACAGCATACTACGTAGTCTTTCATTCTTGTGCCGTTCGATACACAGGATAAGGTCGAGGATTACCCCGGACAGCAAGGTCAAAACTAACGACTGTACCATTGCTACTCCTAGTGAAACAAATCAGGAACATTTTGTTCTGAAGCAGGAACAACAGAAGTATTATCCAAGGGAGATAAGATGCCTGGCTACCGGACATTCGATTCCGAGGGACAGTCATGTTCTTCGTCTGTCACCATTCTTAGATGGAAATGGTTTGCTGCGAGTTGGAGGGAGATTACAACGGTCGAACTTACCTAACGATGAGAAACGTCCTATTCTTATTCCTGGTTCTAGCCATATTGCTACACTTCTCGTGCTACATTTTCACCAGTCAGTCCATCATCAATGCAGACAGTTCACAGAAGGTGCTATCAGGGCTGCAGGGTACTGGATCACTGGAGGGAAAAAGACTTGTGTCGTTGGTTATTCATCGATGTGTCATATGTCGACGTTTGCGTGGAAAGGTATGTAGTCAGAAAATGGCGGATCTGGCTGCAGACCGATTGACCCCCACACCTCCATTTACATGTGTCGTTGTGGATGTTTTCGGACCATGGAACATTACGACACGAAGGACACGGGGAGGTTCAGCATCAAGTAAACGATGGGCAGTCCTCTACACCTGTATGACTACACGAGCTATACATATCGAGCTTACAGAGGAGATGTCCTCCTCATGCTTTATCAATGCAACAAGGAGGTTTTACGCTGTTAGGGGCAAAGTTCGGGAATTTAGATCAGACTGTGGAACAAACTTTGTGGAAGCAGTAAAGGATCTGAACTTCCTAGCTATAAATGTTGATGACAAAGCCTTACAGGAGTTTCTGGACGAATCGTCCTCAGTATGGAAGTTTAACCCCCCCTCACGCGTCCCATTTTGGAGGCACCTGGGAGCGCATGATCGGTGTGGTTCGTAGGATTTTAGAAGCCCTCTTGATTGGATGCAAGACCTTAACCCATGAGGTCTTATCTACCTTTATGGCCGAGGTTATGGCTATAGTAAATGCAAGACCACTTGTACCAGTTTCCACGGACCCGGAGTCACCTTACATACTCTCACCATCAGTGCTTCTCACTCAGAAAATGGGGAACAATCCGGAATCCTTCGCATACTTAAATGTCAAGGACACTTTCCGTTCTCAGTggaaacatgtacagtatctagCAGAACAGTTCTTGGGTAGGTGGCGCAAGGAATTTTATTTCTTCCTACCATTCAAGCGAAACGAAAATGGACCCAGGGGGAGAAAAATCTTCAAAAGGGAGACGTTGTGGTTCTAAAGGATGAGTCTGAAACCAGGAACGACTGGCCTATTGGTGTGATCACCCGTACATTCCCAAGTGAGGATACTCTGGTTCGAAAAGTGGAGGTTCGTGTTGTACGCGATGGAAAGACATTAACATTTATTCGTCCGATCTCCAAAATCATTTTGCTGTGTCCAAAACAAGATGAGTAACTTTATCTGTGTGAACAATGATCATAGTCGATCTTGAATTTATATGACATTATGTACTTAAATTATATGGTATGATTAGTTCAGGACTGTTAATGAATCCAAAGTAGGATTACCTGAGATCTTGATATTGTTGTATAATGGTTAGTTTTAGTATGGAAATAGAGAGTGATATTATTCATATCAGACGGGGAGTGTGATGGAACCAGGAGTTCTCTCCCTTTGCTCAGTAAGCGGTGAGTTCAGAGTTACTTGCCcttgttttctgttgtttcCGCCCAAGAGCggcatggttgcagcatggcGAGATCAATTCCTTAAACCTAGCTATTTTGTGGCCCCACACGTTGTAAGTGAACATATTTCTAGTATTATATGTAATAAGAATGTTTCATGATTATGTTGAAGCTGTCTACATGATGCATATTCAATGTTTTGGATGCTATAAACAAATTAGACCCTGTGTCGATTTGACAGCGAATAGTGTCGTCTGCCATGTTGATTTTCAATACCTGTCATTACCATCCAAAATGTATAAACGCTATAGTCCAAGTGACAATTCATTGTTTGTATCATATAAGAGTTTATTACTTTTATTATGGCATTATATATAGGCCTTATTGTTTTACATATGTCAATACACACATAGGAATTTAACTATGCAtatattttcacttttattatattttcaagTTGCCATATATATACTTGGCTGTTGTAATTAAGAGATAATGATTTTAGTTATAAATTCTGAGCTTTTCTAGAAAATATGCTCTTACTATTAGAGATTGCATCATACTGCACTTTGAGTGCAAGTTTAGGGCAGGAGTAAGTTTTGTCTGTGTATATGAGACAGATGTTGTATTAAGGTAGTTGAagttttgttatgttttcttAAACAAGCCTCATACATTGAGTTGATTACTAGGAtattacatcaatgtttaattagTGCTAAATGATTCAGATTACTCATTGTAATTAGTCAATTTTAGCAAACCGTACAACCTGTATCTTGgatacattgttttatgtaacaaATAACTCATAGTATTTGTAACTTTGTTTCAATTGCAGGGTTTACTAttcagtatactgtatacagtttatAGGACTATGTACTCAACGCATTTCTGGAACCTTAGTAATAAAGAGTGACTACAGTACAAGGTGCTTTGCTCTGTTATTATAAGCCAGAACAAGTCTAGTGACACGCCTCTAGTTAAATTTTGGTGAATTTGTTGGCGATTGTGTAGCATAGATTAATGTATTAAAATTTGTCCGACGTTTCGCTCCATACTTATCTCAACCTGGATAACAACCAGTCAATAGCACCGATCGATAACTGCCGTTCCGCGCTATTAATAGATGAATATCGCAATGCAATACGCGCGGCCATATTGTTCGGACAAACAGTCACAACATGGAAGGTCAACAAGACTGCCGTCTTCCTGCAGAATACTGCTGATGGAGTTTTACTTTTACGACGACCTTTGTTCCACTGAACAAGTTTGTCAGTACAGGTGGGCAAATCGGTTCCGAATTCCAAAACAGTCTTCTAGTGCAAAAAGAACAGCTGCTACGTGGGCACTTCTACCCATACCAGACGCAGAGCATGTGCACGTTCCCTCCTTGACGGTTCCAGACGTTTCCGATACTGTAATTGTACTGTTGTAGGAGATTTGAGAATAAGAAGCTAACACATTTGCTTTAAAGGCCAAGGCTGACCCAGTTTATTATCCGCCCGGATTCGTATCAGTGAGAGGCGGAGCCTAGCATCCATTATCAGTAACTCCCTAGCAGCagaatatattgtaaataaatacacGTGGTAGTAGAACCCCAAGACAACTTTATATTAATcctaaatgaaataaaaactactTAGTTCCTTGTTTATAAAATCCAACATGCAGTTTCCTACAAAAAGGGAACTTTTATTCCTCACATTTCAACCACTATTCTCATCATTCTTTTCCAAATGTTTGATCTGTAAGTGTACCTTAATGCAGTATATACTTTTTTCCCCCTTGCTGACCTCCAAACATTTGGAATATTTTTCCGATTAATTGATGTATGTTCTCGATCTACATTAGTATTCCAATGACAAACTGCAAGTTCAGAGCATGTTTTGTACTGTTTGTCACCAAATGAAATGCGCTTGTCATGAAAAATGTTCATAACATTATTGAAACTTTCAACATAAAAAGTATCACGTGCGAGAACATAATCCTGGGGTGATTTGTAAAGTACTGAATTTGTGATTACTTGGAAGAGAAGTCGTGTGGCAGCTTTGTCTGAAAGAATTTGTCTCGATGGCTCATAATTCTTATCTTTCCTGCATCATGGTTTCCTTTATAATGTTCAGTAGGTTCCGTTTAAGGAGACCGGGATTACCATTGCTGGTTTTCATGCACCAGAAAGCATGTGTTAAGAGTAGTTCAACTTTGTCCTGGTACAAGTGTTGTgaggcatagtaatttatggtaatatggtccctgtgggggtcaaactatcccctgccggagttaaactaaaagattatttggaaaaaaaacagatttagGAAAAGTTTTGgacttgaaatatttttgcgttaagattttggtgcaagtgttgaaaagtattaatacatcactttataattgtactagggtgctgataattggtaatTGACcccctcttgggttaaactattccctgccggagttaaactaaaatatgtttttgggaaaaaaccagaaatttcaaatgtttggacttagaatatttctgcgttaagtttttggtgcaagtgttaagaggttttaatacatcactttataattgtactagggtgctgatatttggcaatagagtccctatggagtaagacaaccccttcctggagtaaaacataaaaaaacaagagatcccagagggatcttggcgcccaacattgaatgatcttcataggttccatgtcagattgatcttttctctacttttcccttcattttactaatctgtgcaaattgagacatccctccagaacttttcaaacaagggaatcctagctatattagaaatttgagatttaacgataatggctctttgtttgccaggttgttttcaggacagactggtccaaaaatgcaatacaagggaccaaggggaacctacttatgaaatttgagaaagatccattcagtactttgagaaatagataacaaacttcaattgttaaaatccaagatggcggtctgtcggccatgttgttttccgattggtctcaaaacgcaatatgcataactaggcaccaaggggaaccttcatatgaaatttgagaaagatcccttcagtactttctcagaaatagtggtaacaaacttcagttgtcaaaatccaagatggctgcctgtcggccatgttgttatccgattggtctcaaaacgcaatatgcataactaagtaccaaggggaaccttcatatgaaatttgagaaagatcccttcagtactttctcagaaatagcgataacaaacttcaattgtcaaaatccaagatggctgcctgtcggccatgttgttatccaattggtctcaaaacgcaatatgcataactaggcaccaaggggaaccttcatatgaaatttgagaaagatcccttcgatactttctcagaaatagcgataacaaacttcaattgtcaaaatccaagatggctgcgtgtcggccatgttgttatccgattggtctcaaaacgcaatatgcataactaagcaccaaggggagccttcatatgaaatttgagaaagatcccttcagtactttctcagaaatagtggtaacaaacttcaattgtcaaaatccaagatggctgcctgtcggccatgttgttttccgattggtctcaaatcgcaatatgcataactaggcaccaaggggaacctacatatgaaatttgagaaagatcccttcagtactttctcagaaatagcgataacaaacttcaattgtcaaaatccaagatggctgcctgtcggccatgttgttatccgattggtctcaaaacgcaatatgcataactaggcaccaaggggaaccttcatattaaatttgaga
Proteins encoded:
- the LOC117318262 gene encoding uncharacterized protein LOC117318262, with the translated sequence MADLAADRLTPTPPFTCVVVDVFGPWNITTRRTRGGSASSKRWAVLYTCMTTRAIHIELTEEMSSSCFINATRRFYAVRGKVREFRSDCGTNFVEAVKDLNFLAINVDDKALQEFLDESSSLST
- the LOC117318260 gene encoding uncharacterized protein LOC117318260, coding for MGTVGHFYSGAGHIPNTPQVSYTTHIDTSTELHIYSDASEKAISAVAYLRSDNAIHQPRYDFVMGKSKVAPRHGHTIPRLELCAAVMAVEIAETLTEELPLPRECVSFHTDSKVVLGYLNNRTHRFFVYVANRVSRILDFSTPEQWRYVSTEENPADQGTRYVRPSQLMTSSWILGPASLKSTLSEHDRSVPEETFPRVTPESDTEVRPEPDVQVTKTLITSESVLGVDRFDKFSTWNSILRSLSFLCRSIHRIRSRITPDSKVKTNDCTIATPSETNQEHFVLKQEQQKYYPREIRCLATGHSIPRDSHVLRLSPFLDGNGLLRVGGRLQRSNLPNDEKRPILIPGSSHIATLLVLHFHQSVHHQCRQFTEGAIRAAGYWITGGKKTCVVGYSSMCHMSTFAWKGM